The genomic window TGCCCGATGTCGACCCGCGCTCGAACGAACCCAACTTCAAGCAGTGCGCGGTTCGCCTCGAGTCGCTTCGGGAACGGGACGTCAGGTCGGTCGCCGAAGCGAGCGCCTGACAGTTCATGACGGCGAGATCGGATTCCGAGGCTATCGACGACGCGCTCGAGATTCGGGGGAACGCCCGACGGGGCGTCGCGTCCGCGACCCTCGGGTTCTTCGTGGGCTTCGCCGGCGTCGTCCTCTACGGTCCCGTCGCGACCGAACTCGAGGGAGCGATGGGACTGTCCGGCATCGCGCTCGGACTGCTGGTCGCCGCGCCGCAACTCACCGGTTCGCTGCTCCGGGTTCCCTTCGGCGCATGGGTCGAAGACGTCGGCGCGGCGAAGCCGTTTCTCGTCTTGCTCGGCTGTGCGGTCGTTGGAATGGCCGGCCTGTCCACGATTCTCGTCACGCTCGGGACCGACGGGTTGACGATGGCTCACTACCCGCTCGTGTTCCTGTTCGGCTCGCTGTCGGGCTGTGGAATCGCGACGTTTTCGGTCGGGGCCGCCCAGACGTCGTACTGGTCCCCGGAGGAGCGACAGGGAACGATGCTCGCGGTGTACGCGGGGCTGGGCAACAGTTCGCCGGGGATCTTCACGCTCGTCGTCCCCGTCGCGCTCGCCGCGCTCGGCCTGACCGGCGCGTATCTGGCGTGGTTCGGTTTCCTCGTTTGCGGGACGCTCGCCTACGCGGTCGTCGCCGTCGACGCGCCGTTCTTCCAGTTCCGGAAACAGGGACTTGCGGCCGACGCCGCGAAACGGCGCGCCGAAACGCGGGGACAGGAACTGTTCCCCAGCGGCGACGCGATGGCCTCGATCCGCGAGGCGGCGAGCATCTGGCGGACGTGGGTCCTCGTCGCGCTGTTTTTCACCTCCTTCGGCGGCTTTCTCGCGCTGACGACGTGGTTTCCGTCCTACTGGGCGGCCGTCCACGATCTGTCCGTGCAACGTGCGGGAGCCCTCACGGCGCTCGCGTTCACCCTGCTCGCGGCGCTCGTCCGCGTGCCGGGCGGCGTCGTCAGCGACCGATTCGGCGGCGAACCCACTGCAATCGCGAGCTTCGTCGTCGTCGGCGTCGCCGCGGCCGTACTGATCGCGGCGCGAACCGTCCCGCTCGCGATCGGCGGGACGGTCTTGCTCGGGATCGGGATCGGCGTCGCCAACGCGGCGGTGTTCGGACTCGTCCCCGAGTACGTGCCGGAGGCCGTCGGCGGCGCGTCCGGGCTGGTCGGCGGCCTCGGAGCGTTCGGCGGCTTCGTCATCCCACCGGTGCTCGGCCTCTTCGTCGACCTGCAGGGGCCCGCCGGCTACGCCAACGGCTACGTCGTGTTCCTCGTCCTCGCGGTCGTCTCGATCGGGCTCTCCGGCGGGTTGTATCGGACTCGAGTGGAGCCGACCCCGGACACGGCGGTCCCGTCCGACGATTGAAGCCGTTCGTTTTTCGCCCCGTCTCCTGCCCGTTCGTCGAGTTCTCGAGCAGTCGCGATCCCCCGCGACGCGTCACACCGGCCGAGCCGCGTCGGTCGCGGCCCGGTGTGCGCGCTGAAAGCGAGATTGCCGTCCGATCCCACCCCTAATCGGGGGGTTGGCCGCCCGGACCGGGTGTGTAATCGCCCATTCTCCGCCCCGGTCAGCCGTGATATACGTCCTAATACAGTGCATATGTCATTGGAGATACCACGTCCGGCCCCGAAACCACGTCGAAAAACTGATTTTGTAAACGATTACTGTTATATGTTTTAGGACCATGTCGTCAAAACGTGAATTACGACATGTTTGGCGAGGAACTCTGCGGATTCGAGGCCGATCGTTCGGTCAGTGAGGTGAGCGCCGATGGCGCATAAGAAAGAGGAACTCAAGGAGGGCTGTTACGGCGACGAGGTCCGCGAACACATCCTCGAGTTCGCGGACAACGGCGGCTACGAGGCGATTCCGGAGGACGAACACGAGAAGTGGTTCACCCGGTTCAAGTTCTGGGGGCTGTTCCACCAGCGCTCCGGGCAGGAATCGTACTTCATGATGCGGCTGACCAACGCCAGCGGCATCTTAGAGCCCGACCAACTGCGGACGATCGGCGAGGTCGCCCGCGAGTACGCCAAAGGCCCCGTCGAAAACCCCGAGTTCGGCAACGGGTGGATCGACCTGACCACCCGCCAGTCGGTGCAACTGCACTGGCTCAAACTCGAGGACGTGCCCGAGATCTGGGAGAAACTCGAGGCCGCCGGCGTCCACTCCCGCTCGGCGGGCGGGGACACGATGCGCAACATCTCGGGGTGTCCGCTCCACGGGAAGGCCGAGGAGTTCGTCGAGGCCGGCCCGCTGCTCGAGCGCTTCGAGGAGGACCTGCGCAAGGACGACGCGCTCGCGAACATGCCCCGGAAGTTCAACATTAGCGCGTCGGGCTGTACGGTCGGCTGCGCACAGGACTCGCTCAACGACATCGGGTTCGAGCCGGCGACCAAGGAGATCGACGTCTCCGGCGGAGCCGGAGGCTCGTCGGACTCGTCCGACGGTGGCGAGGAAGTCCGTGGGTTCAACGTCTGTATCGGCGGCGGGCTCGGCGGCCGTCAGCCCCGCGCCGCGACGCCGCTCGACGTCTTCGTCCGTCCCGAGAACGCCTACGAGGTCGGCCGCGGCTTCGTCGAACTCTACCACGACTACGGCAACCGCCAGAACCGTTCGAAGAACCGCGCCCGGTTCTTCGCCGAGGACTGGGGCATGGAGAAAATCCGCGAGACGCTCCAAGAGGAGTACGTCGACTTCGAAATGCACACCGAAGGCGAGGACTTCCGCGAGGAGTACACCTACAATGCCGGCCGCCCCGTCGAAGCGGGCCAGCACGACCACGTCGGCGTCGGCGATCAGAAGGACGGACAGAACTACGTCGGCCTGAGCGTTCCCGTCGGCCGCCTGCCGGCCGAGGACGCCATCGAACTCGCCGATCTTGCCGACGAGTACGGCTCCGGCGAGGTCCGCCTGACCCGCCGCCAGAACCCCGTCATCGTCGACGTCGCCGACGAGGACCTCGAGGGGCTGCTCGCGGAACCGATCCTCGAGGAGTACCCCGCCGAGCCCAGCCCCTTCGAGCGCGGGGCGATGGCCTGTACCGGCACGGAATTCTGCTCGATCGCGCTGACCGAGACGAAGGGTCGGATGGCTCGCATGCTGCGCTGGTTCAACAAGAACGTCGAACTGCCCGACGATGTCGGCAAGATCAAGATGCACTACTCCGGCTGTACGGCCGACTGCGGGCAGGCGATGACCGCCGATATCGGTCTGCAGGGCATGCGCGCCCGCAAGAACGGCGAGATGGTCGAGGCCTTCGACATCGGCGTCGGCGGCGGCGTCGGCGAGGACCCCTCCTTCATCGACTGGGTCCAACAGCGCGTGCCCGCCGACGAAGCGCCGGGCGCGATCCGCAACCTGCTCGAGGCCTACGCGGCCCACCGCGAGGACGGTCAGACGTTCCGCCAGTGGGTCGAGGCGACGGCCGAGGAACAGCTCGTGGAGTTCTGCGAGCCCGAGGAGACGGACTTCGAGGCGCCGTACATGGCCGACGCCAAGCAGTCGTGGTACCCCTTCGCCGAGAGCGAGTCCGCGGCGGCCGCCACCGGCGAGGAGTCCGCGGCCCCGTCCGACGACTGACGCGGTTTCGGTCCGCCCGAGACGATCGCCCCGATTTCTCGAGCGCGTATTTATCAGCTCCCGGTCCGTACGGTCTCGTATGCCCGAAGACGTACTCTTCGAATCCGAGAGCGACCGGGACCGAGCGGAAATCGCGTCACTGCTCCGCCGCGTCGCGGACAACTTAGACGCCGGCGAGGCGATCACGCTTACAGCCGGTTCCGAGTCCGTGACTCTCGAGCCGCCCGCCCGGCCGACATTCGAGGTCAAAGCCGAACGCGAGGGGCCGGCCGACGGCCCCGGCGAATTGAGCGTCGAGTTCGAACTCGAGTGGGACGAGGTCGAGGAGGGCGAGGACGAGAGTAGCGACGGAGCGTTAGAAATCGAGTGAGGGACTCTCCGGCCGTCGTTGCGAGGTATCCGATCGACGAGAAATCGGCTCCAGCCGCCGCTAGCGGTGCTCGCGCGTTCGCTCGTAGGCGTAGTCCAGCGCATCCTCGAGCGAGCCCGGGCCGTCGTAGCTGGCGGAGAACAGGTCCATGAACTCGCGGGCGGTCCGCTCGCACCGTTCGAATGTCAGGACGGTTCTGACCCGTATCGTTTCCGAGAGGTCGAGCCCCGGGTAGCTCGTCGCCGTCAGCGCGTAGCCGGGGTGGTCCTCGCCGTCGAGCGAGGCGGGCGCGACCTTTAGCCGCAGATCGCCTGATTCGTGGAGGTACGTCCGATACTGCATTTCCCGGTCCGTGTCGGCCGGGGTATAGGTCCGACACTCTTCCGTGTTCCACTCGAGCGGCACGTCGGCTTCCATCGATCACTGATACCAACCCGAGTGCTACGTTCGTATCGCAACGAGCAATATTATCGACCGATAGTCCAGATACTTCATCATTGGTGGGTTCTCCGCGTAAATAGTGGTTATATTCTGAATATTTGTCTTCTAACAGCCATGTAATTCGGATGACCGTCGAATCTACGCTTGTCGCGGCGGTCGACTCCCGTCCGCGTTCGACCCCGGCTACCGCGTTCGTCCGTCGCTCAATCGTCGCTCGAGGACTCCGTCGCGAAGACGTCCTCGACGACCGGCTCCTCGTCTTCGGTTTCGGGGCTGACGCTGCCCGTGCGGTAGCCGTGGAGATCCAGCGTGACGTGATCGAAGCCCAGGTTCGAGAGTTCGGCCCGAACCGTCTCGACGAACTCGAGTTCCAGCGCCCGCTCGAGTTCGTCGGGCGCGACCTCGATGCGGGCGAGGCCGTCGTGGTCGCGCACCCGGAACTGCTCGAAGCCCCACTGTCGCAACAGCGCTTCGGCCCGCTCGATCCGCGTGAGTCGGTCTTCGGTGACCTCGAGTCCGGTCGGGATCCGCGAGGAGAGACAGGCCATCGAGGGTTTCTCGGCGACCGAGAGGTCATAGTGGTCGGCGATCGCCCGCACTTCGTCCTTCGTGATGTCGTGGGCCAGCAGCGGCGAGTGAACGTCGAGTTCCTCGACCGCTTGCAGCCCGGGCCGGTGCCCCGCGCCCGGATCGTCGGCGTTCGTCCCGTCGCAAACGGTTCCGACGCCGAGGTCGCGGGCGGTCTCGAGCATCTCGCCGAGTCGCATCGTCCGGCAGTGATAGCAGCGATCGTCGTCGTTCTCGACGAAGTCGTCGCTCTCGAGTTCGGAGAAGGAGACGATCTCGTGGCGGATGCCGATCTCGTCGGCGACTCGTCGGGCGTCCTCGAGTTCGGCCTCGGGTAAGGTCTCGCTTTTCGCGGTACAGGCGACCGCGTCCTCGCCGAGCGCGTCGTGGGCGATCGCGGCCACGGCGCTCGAGTCGACCCCGCCGGAGAAGGCGACGACGACCCCGTCGCGAGCCGCGAGGTCCTCGCGGGCGGCCTCGAGTTTCGCCTCGACCGTTGTCATGGCTCGAGGTTCGAACCGGACGGGCAAAAGGACGTTGCGTCGGTCGTGCGGTGTTTCGACGGGCCGAGGGCTCGACTCCTCGACGGGTCGACGACTCGGCAGAGGACCGCTCACCCGGCGCGGGCGCTCAGCTATCGAGGTCGACGACTCGCCCCTCCGCGGCGCTTTCCGACAGCGCGTCGAGGACTCGCATGTTCGCGATCGCTTCGTCGCCGTCCGTCCGCGGCGTTCGGCCGGCGGCGACGCAGTCGGCGAAGTGCTCGATCTCGAGGCGGAACTGGTCGACCGGCGCGAACGTCTCGACGCCGTGGCGGCCGTCGATCCGGTACTCGAGCGACAGTTCCCCTTCGGGGATGTCGAACGCGTCCTGGACCTCGACCCAGCCGTTGGTCGCCTCGATGCGGTAGCGCTGGACGCCTTCCGTGTCGAAGCCCGACGAGACCCGGCCGGTCACGCCGTCCGCGTACTCGAGGACGCCGGTCAGTTCCGTGTCGACGCCGGCGTCGCGGGTGTCGGCCGCGGTCGCGTACGCCCGCTCCGGCTCGCCGAGGGCTTGCCGAACCACCGAGACGGCGTAACAGCCGACGTCCATCAGGCTCCCGCCGGCCAGTTCGGGCGAGAGGCGGATGTCCTCGGTCCGGTCGAGCCGGTACTTGAACGTCGCCGTCACCGAGCGCACGTCCTCGAGTTCGTCGCGGGCCAGCGCGAACGCGCGCTCGGTCCGCGGGTGGTACTGGTACATGAACGCCTCCATCAGGGTCACGCCTTGCTCTTGGCAGTAGTCGACGACCTCGCGCGCCTCCGCGGCGTCGACCGCCAGCGGCTTCTCACAGAGGACGTCGAGTCCCGCGTCGGCCCCGCGTTTCGTCCACTCCGCGTGGAGCGAGTTCGGTAGCGGGACGTAGAGCGCGTCGACGTCGGCGTTGGCGATGAGGTCGCCGTAGTCGCCGTAGGTCTCCTCGATCCCGTACTCCGCCGCGACGGCGCGCGCGTCGGCCTCGTCGCGGGACGCGATGGCCGTCACGTCGTGGTCGCTGGCCGCGATTCCCGGGAGGAACGCTTTCTGTGCGATACCGGCCGTACTGAGAACGCCGAAATCCATGTCGGTGTGTTTCGCGAACTCGTATAAATATTCAAGCAGTCGTCCGCGAGCGGTGACCGACGCGACTGCTGGGACATCCGATCGGCGACGGTTCTCGTCGCTCGATCCGTCGCGGCCGCGACGCGGGGACCAGTAAACAGCGCGCCGGACGGTTAAGGAGCCGTCCGTGGTAGGAGCGTCATCCGGATCACTATGGCTGTATCAGACCAACTCCAACGGCTGCGCTCGATTGCCGACACCGAGGGGCAGCCGAGCGAGGCCGACGACCACCAGCGCGAAGAACACGTCGCCGACGCCGTGGCTCGCGGGGTGCAGGCCGGCTTCGTCGCGACGCTCATCATGACCGCCTTTCGCCTGCCGATCCTCAGATCACTGCCGCCGTCGGCGAACTTCTGGTCGCAGTACGTCGCCGACGGCGATCCCGACGACCACCCCGTCGCCGGCCTCGCTCTGCACCTCGTCTACGGGATCAGTTCGGGCGTGGTCTTCGGCGCGTTGTTTTCCCTGTACGACGCCGGACGGGAGATCGAACCCGAACAGCGCGGGCTCGTCTGGGGTTCGATCTACGGGATGGTCCTGTCGGCCTTCGGCGCGCAGTTCATGCTGAAAGAACTGCTCGACATCCGCCTCGAGGCGGACGAACTCGCGCTCTTTCACGCCGGACATCTCGTCTACGGACTCTCGCTCGGCGCGTGGATCGGCTCCCGGACCGAGGGCGTCGAGGATCCCGAACGGGAGTACGAGTACGACGACGGCAACTAACCGTCCTCGCTCAGTTCCGCGACATCCGCTTCGAGCCGGCTCGCGTACTCGAGTCGCAGCTCGCGGGCGTCGGCTTTCGTCACATACTGTCGGCCGTCGATCTGCATCGCGATCGGGTGGTAGTCGCCGACGGTAAAGCCCATCCGCTCGAGGTAGCCCGCGACGGCCGCCGACTCGAGGCCGTCGTGGATCGCCGATTCGGCGAGGTCACGGACGGTTTCGAACGCGGGAAGGGCGATTTCCTCGTCCGTGACGTGGCCGGGGCGGGCGGTCGGCTCGTCCTCGATCCCGGTGAGCGCGCCCTCGTTCGCTCGCCGTCCGCCGTCGCGGTCGCCGTCGCCTGCACCGGCACCGTCGATCCGAACGTTGGTGTGGTGGAGCCGTTCCATGACCGTCTCGAGTTCGCCGGCCAGTCGGAGTATCTGGCTCGGCAGGGCGGCGTCGGGCGAGCGCCACTCGACGGTCGGCATCGAATCGCGCAGCCGAACGGGCGTCCAGACCACGTCGTCGGGCGAGAAGTGTTCCTCGACCGCGTCCGCGTCGACACCCGCCTCGAGGGCCGCGTCTCTGAACTCCTCGTAGCGGTGCTCGAGTCGGCGGTGCCACTCGCCGACGTTCTCGACGTAGCGCCAGAGCTGGCCGTGTTTCGGGTACGACTCGTAGCTTTGCTTTCGGTAACAGTGGGCGCGGGCTCCGTTGGCGATCCGCTCGCCGCCGTAGTACGGCGAGGAGTTGACCAGCGCGAGCGCCGGGTCGAGCGCGATGAGCGCGTTGAGCTGGTCGGTCACGTTCCGCTTCTCGACGTGGATGTGCGTGCCGGCGCAGTACTTCGCGTGATCGAAGTCGTCGCCGATCACTGCCTTCTGAATGCGGCCCCGCTCGCCGGGGCGACGGTCGATCCCGTCGCCGTTGATCGGCGTGCCCAGCGGGACGAGGCGTTTGTCCAGTTCCGCCGCCCTCGAGAGGACGGCCTCGAGTTCCTCGACGAGCGCCGTTCGGAGCTTCGACACCGACTCGCAGGGCGGCGTCTTCAGCTCGAACAGCGGCTCGACGAACTCCCGTTCGGTTCGGTCCGATACGTCCGCGAGCGGCCCCGGTTCGGTGAGGGTACCGTCGCTATCGACGACCCAGTACTCGACTTCGATGCTCGTTTTCATTGTCGGGCGATTTCCGTCGGGCGGCCAATCGGGCGATGCAGGGCAGTCGATTTCGCTTCCACAGAAGACGCGATTCGGGTCGGTCGGCGGCTCGAGTTCCGTATTTCGGTGTCTCGATGATCGACGCGTTTTCCCGAAGCGGCCGTGCCTGCAGCCGCCTGCCGTATTTCTCCCGTTGCGGTCCCAACGGAGCCGATCAATTCAGCCGGCACGTGTCGGCCCCGTCACACATTTGCCGGGACGAACCGTATCGGGAGGAAATGAGTCCCGTGAAACGTCTCTACGACCGCAGCGATACGTGGTTGCGGGGACTCTCTCAACGGTCGTACGCGGCCTTCTTGGGAGCGTCGGCCGGTACCGGCGTTCTCGTGGTCGGTCTCGTGACGGGGGAACTCCTCCTCGTCCGGACGCTTACGATGGCTTTCGTCATGTTCGGTTTGGAGTGTGTCTTCGGGCTCCACCAGCCGACCGACGAGTGACCGCTGCCCTCCCGCGGGTCGTAGGGCGATTTCCGCACGTCGACCGCGCTCTTCGCTACTGCTCCGTGCGCCCCGTTTCCAGCGAGTCGACGATCGATATCTCCGTCTCGAGGGCCTCGAGTCGCCGGCGTGTCGCCCGTTCTTCCTCGAGGGTCTCCTCGAGCGGTTCGACGATATCGTCCGCGTAGGCGAGCCGCCCCGCCAGCCTGAGCAGTCCCTCGTAGGACCGGACCTCGAGGCGCTCCGCCGCGAGCCCGATCTCGAGATCGACGTACGTCGGCGGCGACTCGCCGTCGGCTCCATCGAAGCGAGTCCGGCGCGATTCGGCGAGGCCGTCGGCCGTCTGCGACCGACTCGCTCGCGGCCGCCGGCCGAGCGCCTCGAAGACGCGCTCGAGTCGCTCGACGTGTCGCTCGGTCTCGTCGCGGTGAGTCTCGAACTGCGCCGCGAGGTCGTCGTTCGCGGCGTCGGTCGCCATCTCGGCGAGCAGTTCGACGTGGGCGCGTTCGACGTAGTATGCGCGCTGTAGCTGATATCCGAACACGTCCTCGAGGGTTTCGATATTCATGGGCTGATCGGTGCGATCATCGTCGATCGAGGGACCCGCGACTGGCGTCGTCGACCGGGCTCGCCGCGAGTAGCGTCTCGAGGGCGTCGCCGTCCGACAGCGACTCGAGATCGGCCCGCATCGCCCGTTCGTCGTCGTAGTTCGGTCGGAGCGCGTCGACGACGGCGTCGGCGTCCTCACCTTCGATGGCGCTCGCGAGCGCCATTGCCGTCTCGTAGGCCGTACACTCGAGGGCCTCGAGTTTCAGCGCGGTCTCGAGGTAGTACAGCGGCCGGAGCGCGTCGTTCAGGACGACGTTGTTGAACGCCTCCTTGTCGGCGATCAGGCCGTCGAACTCCGGGGCGCGTCGCGTGTCGGGCTCCTCGCCGAGCGCGTCGAAGGCCCGCTCGATCCGCTCGCAGTGTCGCTGGGTCTCGTAGCAGTGCTCGTCGACCGCTTCCCACAGCCGCTCTCGACACTCCGTCGCGCGGGTGTCGGCTACCGCGTCGATCGAGACGTCGCCCGCCAGCGTCTCGAGTTCGTCACAGAGCTCCCGTTCGATGTAGTACAGTCGTTCCAACTCGGTCGCGAGCGCGTCGCGCGGTGTGGTTGCTGTCGTGCTCATGGCTGTGTCTCGGTCGCGAGTCGGTCGTTCAGAACGACTGCTGATCTCGCATGTGCTCGTCGGTATTGTGCGGGCTGTCGCCGCGGTCGCTGTACCGCGGCCGCCCCACGGCGTCTCGCCTGACGCCGTTGAGAATCGCTAACTCGAGTTCGTCCTGCGTCCCGTAGGTCTCGTGGCCCGACGTCTCGAGGATCGTCTCGAGGGAATCCGACCGCCGCGGGTACGTGATTTCGACGTCGTCGAACTCCGCGAGCACCTCGTCGGTGGTCATCGGGAACGTCGCGTCCCCGAACAGGTCGTTGATAGCGCCGACGTCCAGCGACCGGATCTCGTCCGTGGTCTCGTCGATGTGGTTCATCGGGTGGACCTATCCCGATGGGCGGGAAAGTACCACAGCTTGCAGGCGACGACAGGACGATTAAACCGTCCTTCTGGCACCTCTACGGCCGTATATCGACACTTCAGTAATTCACGGTCACTGCTCGAGCGAGGCCGTGGAACGGGTTGCCGGCAGGCCAAGCCATAGGCCGATCCGTGCGAATGGTCGCACATGAACTATCGACGACTCGGTTCGATCGACAGCGACGTCTCCGAGGTCGGCCTCGGGACGTGGAACATCGGCGGCGACTGGGGCGATGTCGACGACGAAACCGGTCGCGATGTCGTCCGCGCCGCGATCGATGCGGACATCGACTTCATCGACACCGCGGATGTCTACGGCGACGGCCGCAGCGAACGCCACATCGGGCACGTCCTCGACGAGCGCGGGGCTCACGACGACGTGTTCGTCGCGACGAAGGCCGGCCGTCGGCTCGAGCCACACGAGGCCGACCGCTACGACGACGACCGCCTCTCCTCGTTCGTCGACCGGAGCCGCGAGAACCTCGGCGAGGAGACGCTGAATCTCCTCCAGTTGCACTGTCCGCCGACCGAGGCGTACTACCAGCCGTCGACGTTCGACGCGCTCGAGCGACTGAAAGCCGAGAACAAGATCGCTCACGCCGGCGTGAGCGTCGAAACGGTCGAGGAAGCCCTGAAGGCCATCGAGTACGACGTCGTCGAGACCGTCCAGATCATCTTTAACCCGTTCCGCCAGCGCCCGAACGAACTGTTCTTCGAGCGGGCGAAACGGAACGATATCGGCGTGATCGTCCGGGTGCCGTACGCGTCGGGGCTCTTGACCGGCGCGCTCGAGCGCGACCAGGAGTTCGCCGAGGACGACCACCGGAACTTCAACCGCGAGGGCGAGGCCTTCGACGTCGGCGAGACGTTCGCCGGCGTCCCCTACGAGACGGGCCACGACGCCGTCGACGCGCTCGACCCCCACGTCCCCGAGGACCTGTCGCTGGCCGACCTCACCCTCCGGTGGATCCTCGATCACGAAGCGGTCTCGACGGTCATTCCGGGGACGACCTCGCCGGAGCACGTCCGGAGCAACGCCGCCGTTTCGGACCTGTCGCCGCTCTCGAATCAGGTCCACGGTGCGGTCCGAGACGTCTACGAGGAGTACGTGTTCGAACACGTCCACCACCGCTGGTAGCGCCGGAAGCAGCCACTGAGACGGCCGCTGCGTTGCTCGGCTGAGACGCTTCGCGGCGAGCCTTCGAGTTCGACTCGAGGCCGTGAGTACGCAAGGACCACGCCGATTTTCCGGCGCGGCGTACCCTCGCGTATGACCGACTACGAGCTGCACGAGCCCGATTTTTCGGACACGACGACCGAAGAGTGGGACGAACCGCGACTCGAGGACTTCGATATCTCCGAGCGGAGCTCGGATGGTCAGCGAGACTCGTCAGAGTCTCGCCAGACCGACGATCTGAGCGAGGTGTCGGACCACTTCATCCTCTCGGCGTCGGGCTTTCCGCCGGAGAACTTCACGGATCTGAAACTCCCGGTCGTCGATCCCGACGGGAACCTCAACAAGAACGCGCTGCAGACGGCGAAAAGCGGCGGTCACGGCGTCGGTGCGGTCGACGACCTCGACGACGAGAAGGCGGAAAATATCGAGGACATGATCGACGACCTCGCGAACGAACACTTCGAGGACGCCGACTTCGGCGACTGAGCAGCGTCGGTCGCGATCGGCGGTGGATTACCGCGCCGCGTCGGAAACTCGTCGTGCCGTCGGATCGATGAATCTCCCCAGTCGCGCGAGGACGACGAGGCCGAGCAGCACGCATCCGCGGCCCCAGTTGCCGCGGTCGAACTCCCGCTTTGCCGCCGCCACGACCGCGCGGATCGGCGGTGATCGCGTCGGTTTCGTCCCGAGGAGAGCCGTGACTGGCATACTCGTTCTAGACGCGACGACGAAATAGCGCCGGTCCCAGCGGTTGCAAGTACTATTCTATCCGCAGAGTCGAGATCCCGGCCCGGTTACTCCGGATCGAACCCGCCGACGAGGTGCTCGAGCGCGAACAGGACGATTGCCCCGAGTGCGGCCCACGCGGCCGTCAGCGCCATCGTTTCCGTCGTCCACGCGTGCGCCTCGCCGATGTTGTGCAACGGCGCGGGAACGGAGCCGGCGATCAGACTCACCAGGAAGACGAGGGTCACGCCGCGGTGGCGGGCCAGCGCGG from Natrinema versiforme includes these protein-coding regions:
- a CDS encoding aldo/keto reductase, with amino-acid sequence MNYRRLGSIDSDVSEVGLGTWNIGGDWGDVDDETGRDVVRAAIDADIDFIDTADVYGDGRSERHIGHVLDERGAHDDVFVATKAGRRLEPHEADRYDDDRLSSFVDRSRENLGEETLNLLQLHCPPTEAYYQPSTFDALERLKAENKIAHAGVSVETVEEALKAIEYDVVETVQIIFNPFRQRPNELFFERAKRNDIGVIVRVPYASGLLTGALERDQEFAEDDHRNFNREGEAFDVGETFAGVPYETGHDAVDALDPHVPEDLSLADLTLRWILDHEAVSTVIPGTTSPEHVRSNAAVSDLSPLSNQVHGAVRDVYEEYVFEHVHHRW